The proteins below are encoded in one region of Salmo salar chromosome ssa02, Ssal_v3.1, whole genome shotgun sequence:
- the LOC106590913 gene encoding zinc finger protein 883 isoform X1, with protein MDRDKASPSPSTLQESPGRPPLRTLLLVLVDCRKTPGQSGTERREEEHGDMISLSKNHGDINNRCSLSGRGLSSGQPQQHHDADKKEKSLSRSEHLKKHQHRGIGKKPHHCCSVCGKSLAKQDLTIHEQIHTLEHASKTLKYHQRIHSGEGPYTCFDCGKYLNQSGAQTKHKHTGEKPYSCVQCWKSFNKSGHLTRHQRIHTGEKPYSCDQCGKRFTQSYDLTVHQRIHTGEKPYSCDQCGKSFNDSGSMIAHQRIHTGEKPYSCVQCGKSFNQSGALTTHQRIHTGEKAYSCDQCGKSFNNSGALTTHQRIHTGEKPYSCDQCGKSFNQSGALTTHQRIHTGEKPYSCDQCGKSFNQSGALTTHQRIHTGEKPYSCDQCGKSFSDSGSMILHQRIHTGEKPYSCDQCGKSFNQSETLSKHQRIHTGEKPYSCDQCGKSFNQSGDLTRHQRIHTGEKPYSCDQCGKSFSRSGDLTTHQRIHTGEKPYSCDQCGKSFNHSGDLTIHQRIHTGEKPYSCDQCGKSFNHSGALTKHQRIHTGEKPYSCDQCGKSFNNSGDLTKHQRIHTGEKPYSCIQCGKSFNQSGHLSEHQRIHTGEKPYSCDQCGKSFNQSGHLSEHQRIHTGEKSYSCLCGKRFAHSGSLKKHQKAQTCFLSSPSSLALVPDP; from the exons ATGGATCGG GACAAAGCTAGTCCGTCCCCCTCCACACTCCAGGAGTCCCCAGGTCGACCGCCTCTCCGTACTTTACTGCTGGTTCTGGTCGACTGTAGGAAAACACCAGGGCAGAGTGGAACTGAGAGACGAGAAGAGGAACATGGAGATATGATTTCATTAAGTAAGAACCATG GGGACATCAATAATCGTTGCTCTCTTAGTGGGAGGGGCTTATCATCTGGgcagcctcaacaacatcatgatgctgacaagaaagagaagagtctctccagatcagaacacctcaagaaacaccagcatagAGGTATAGGGAAGAAACCTCACCACTGCTGCTCTGTCTGTGGGAAGAGTTTGGCTAAACAAGACTTGACAATTCATGAGCAAATTCACACTCTGGAGCATGCATCTAAAACCTTAAAATATCATCAGAGAATTCATTCAGGGGAGGGACCTTATACCTGCTTTGATTGTGGGAAATACTTAAATCAGTCAGGAGCCCAgactaaacacaaacacacaggagagaagccttatagctgtgttcAGTGTTGGAAGAGCTTCAATAAGTCAGGACACCTGACTagacaccaacgcatacacacaggagagaagccttatagctgtgatcagtgtgggaagaggtttACTCAAAGTTAcgatctgactgtacaccagcgcatacacacaggagagaaaccttatagctgtgatcagtgtgggaagagtttcaatGACTCAGGATCCATGATTgcacaccaacgcatacacacaggagagaagccttatagctgtgttcagtgtgggaagagtttcaatcAATCAGGAGCCCTGACtacacaccaacgcatacacacaggagagaaagcttatagctgtgaccagtgtgggaagagcttcaataaTTCAGGAGCCCTGACtacacaccaacgcatacacacaggagagaaaccttatagctgtgaccagtgtgggaagagtttcaatcAATCAGGAGCCCTGACtacacaccaacgcatacacacaggagagaagccttatagttgtgatcagtgtgggaagagtttcaatcAATCAGGAGCCCTGACtacacaccaacgcatacacacaggagagaaaccttatagctgtgatcagtgtgggaagagtttcagtgACTCAGGATCCATGATTctacaccaacgcatacacacaggagagaagccttatagctgtgatcagtgtgggaagagcttcaatcaatCAGAAACCCTGAGCAAACatcaacgcatacacacaggagagaagccttatagctgtgatcagtgtgggaagagcttcaatcaatCAGGAGACCTAACTagacaccaacgcatacacacaggagagaagccttatagctgtgatcagtgtgggaagagcttcagtcGATCAGGAGACCTGACtacacaccaacgcatacacacaggagagaagccttatagctgtgatcagtgtgggaagagtttcaatcACTCAGGAGACCTGACTatacaccaacgcatacacacaggagagaagccttatagctgtgatcagtgtgggaagagcttcaatcacTCAGGAGCCCTGACTaaacaccaacgcatacacacaggagagaagccttatagctgtgatcagtgtgggaagagcttcaataaTTCAGGAGACCTGACTaaacaccaacgcatacacactggagagaagccttatagctgtattcagtgtgggaagagcttcaatcaatCAGGACACCTGTCTgaacaccaacgcatacacacaggagagaagccttatagctgtgatcagtgtgggaagagcttcaatcaatCAGGACACCTGTCTgaacaccaacgcatacacacaggagagaaatcttactcCTGTCTATGTGGAAAGAGATTTGCTCATTCAGGGTCACTGAAAAAACACCAGAAAGCTCAAACATGTTTTctttcatctccctcctctctggcaCTGGTTCCAGATccctaa
- the LOC106590913 gene encoding zinc finger protein 883 isoform X2, giving the protein MDRDKASPSPSTLQESPGRPPLRTLLLVLVDCRKTPGQSGTERREEEHGDMISLRDINNRCSLSGRGLSSGQPQQHHDADKKEKSLSRSEHLKKHQHRGIGKKPHHCCSVCGKSLAKQDLTIHEQIHTLEHASKTLKYHQRIHSGEGPYTCFDCGKYLNQSGAQTKHKHTGEKPYSCVQCWKSFNKSGHLTRHQRIHTGEKPYSCDQCGKRFTQSYDLTVHQRIHTGEKPYSCDQCGKSFNDSGSMIAHQRIHTGEKPYSCVQCGKSFNQSGALTTHQRIHTGEKAYSCDQCGKSFNNSGALTTHQRIHTGEKPYSCDQCGKSFNQSGALTTHQRIHTGEKPYSCDQCGKSFNQSGALTTHQRIHTGEKPYSCDQCGKSFSDSGSMILHQRIHTGEKPYSCDQCGKSFNQSETLSKHQRIHTGEKPYSCDQCGKSFNQSGDLTRHQRIHTGEKPYSCDQCGKSFSRSGDLTTHQRIHTGEKPYSCDQCGKSFNHSGDLTIHQRIHTGEKPYSCDQCGKSFNHSGALTKHQRIHTGEKPYSCDQCGKSFNNSGDLTKHQRIHTGEKPYSCIQCGKSFNQSGHLSEHQRIHTGEKPYSCDQCGKSFNQSGHLSEHQRIHTGEKSYSCLCGKRFAHSGSLKKHQKAQTCFLSSPSSLALVPDP; this is encoded by the exons ATGGATCGG GACAAAGCTAGTCCGTCCCCCTCCACACTCCAGGAGTCCCCAGGTCGACCGCCTCTCCGTACTTTACTGCTGGTTCTGGTCGACTGTAGGAAAACACCAGGGCAGAGTGGAACTGAGAGACGAGAAGAGGAACATGGAGATATGATTTCATTAA GGGACATCAATAATCGTTGCTCTCTTAGTGGGAGGGGCTTATCATCTGGgcagcctcaacaacatcatgatgctgacaagaaagagaagagtctctccagatcagaacacctcaagaaacaccagcatagAGGTATAGGGAAGAAACCTCACCACTGCTGCTCTGTCTGTGGGAAGAGTTTGGCTAAACAAGACTTGACAATTCATGAGCAAATTCACACTCTGGAGCATGCATCTAAAACCTTAAAATATCATCAGAGAATTCATTCAGGGGAGGGACCTTATACCTGCTTTGATTGTGGGAAATACTTAAATCAGTCAGGAGCCCAgactaaacacaaacacacaggagagaagccttatagctgtgttcAGTGTTGGAAGAGCTTCAATAAGTCAGGACACCTGACTagacaccaacgcatacacacaggagagaagccttatagctgtgatcagtgtgggaagaggtttACTCAAAGTTAcgatctgactgtacaccagcgcatacacacaggagagaaaccttatagctgtgatcagtgtgggaagagtttcaatGACTCAGGATCCATGATTgcacaccaacgcatacacacaggagagaagccttatagctgtgttcagtgtgggaagagtttcaatcAATCAGGAGCCCTGACtacacaccaacgcatacacacaggagagaaagcttatagctgtgaccagtgtgggaagagcttcaataaTTCAGGAGCCCTGACtacacaccaacgcatacacacaggagagaaaccttatagctgtgaccagtgtgggaagagtttcaatcAATCAGGAGCCCTGACtacacaccaacgcatacacacaggagagaagccttatagttgtgatcagtgtgggaagagtttcaatcAATCAGGAGCCCTGACtacacaccaacgcatacacacaggagagaaaccttatagctgtgatcagtgtgggaagagtttcagtgACTCAGGATCCATGATTctacaccaacgcatacacacaggagagaagccttatagctgtgatcagtgtgggaagagcttcaatcaatCAGAAACCCTGAGCAAACatcaacgcatacacacaggagagaagccttatagctgtgatcagtgtgggaagagcttcaatcaatCAGGAGACCTAACTagacaccaacgcatacacacaggagagaagccttatagctgtgatcagtgtgggaagagcttcagtcGATCAGGAGACCTGACtacacaccaacgcatacacacaggagagaagccttatagctgtgatcagtgtgggaagagtttcaatcACTCAGGAGACCTGACTatacaccaacgcatacacacaggagagaagccttatagctgtgatcagtgtgggaagagcttcaatcacTCAGGAGCCCTGACTaaacaccaacgcatacacacaggagagaagccttatagctgtgatcagtgtgggaagagcttcaataaTTCAGGAGACCTGACTaaacaccaacgcatacacactggagagaagccttatagctgtattcagtgtgggaagagcttcaatcaatCAGGACACCTGTCTgaacaccaacgcatacacacaggagagaagccttatagctgtgatcagtgtgggaagagcttcaatcaatCAGGACACCTGTCTgaacaccaacgcatacacacaggagagaaatcttactcCTGTCTATGTGGAAAGAGATTTGCTCATTCAGGGTCACTGAAAAAACACCAGAAAGCTCAAACATGTTTTctttcatctccctcctctctggcaCTGGTTCCAGATccctaa